The genomic DNA CTGGGCATCAGCGGCATCGTGGGCGGGCTGCTGCGCCCGCGCAGGGGCGACATCGCCTGGCGCGTAACTTTTTTGCTGGGCATGCTGGCGGCACCCTGGCTGTATGGGTTGTTGGCTGGCCCCACGCAGCCGCGCATGGATGCTGGCTGGGGCATGGTGGTGCTGGCCGGCCTGCTGGTCGGCGTGGGTACGCGTTATGGATCGGGCTGCACCAGTGGCCATGGGGTGTGCGGGCTTTCGCGCATGTCGCCCCGGTCCCTGGTCGCCACCCTGGCCTTCATGGGCGCTGGATTTGTCACCGTCTTTCTCATCCGGCATGCGCTGGCCTGATCGCACACCCAACGCATCGGAGCATTGATTGCTATGAAAAATCGTATTTCGGAGTTTGTGGTGGGCCTGATCTTCGGGCTGGGCCTCATCGTTTCGGGTATGACCGACCCCGGCAAGGTGCTGGGTTTTCTGGATCTGGCCGGCCTGTGGGACCCATCGCTGGCGTTTGTGATGGGTGGCGCCATTGCGGTGGGCGTTTTTGCGTTTGCCTTGGCCAAGAAGCGAGCGACCAGCTTTTTGGGCGGCGCCATGCACTTGCCCACCTCGCGCGACATTGATCGCCGACTGGTGGTCGGGAGCCTGATCTTTGGCGCCGGTTGGGGCATTGCGGGCTTTTGCCCGGGGCCGGCCATCGTCTCTGCCGGTGCTGGCCAGCCCAAGGCCATCGTGTTTGTGTTGGCCATGCTGGTGGGCATGTGGCTGTTCGAGCTGGCCGAGGGTCGCACACGCCGTGCCCCGCGCACCAAGGCTGGAGCGCATTGACATGATCGCAAAAAAGAACCCGCCATGAACATCGTGCCCGGCTGGATACGCAGCTACCAGAAACCCTGGCTATCGGGCGATGCGATCGCTGGGGTGATCGTCACGGTCATGCTCATTCCGCAGAGCCTGGCGTATGCATTGCTTGCGGGGCTGCCGCCGCAGGTGGGGTTGTACGCCAGCATTCTTCCCATCCTTGCTTATGCATTGCTGGGTTCCAGCATGACGCTGGCGGTGGGCCCGGTGGCGGTGGCGTCGCTCATGACGGCCAGCGCATTGCAACCGCTGGCGGTGGCGGGCTCTGCAGACTACGTGGCGCTGGCCATGCTGTTGTCGCTGCTATCGGGTGGCATGTTGCTGCTGTTTGGCGCACTGAGGCTGGGTTTTATGGCCCACTTTCTGAGCCATCCGGTCATCAGCGGCTTTATCTCGGGCTCGGCCATCCTGATTGCGGTGGGGCAGGTCAAACACCTGCTGGGCGTGAAAGCAGGCGGCACCAATGTGCTGGACACCCTGATCCAGCTGGCACAGGCCGTGCCGCACACCCACGGCGTGACCCTGGGCATCGGGGCAGGGAGTGTGCTTTTTCTGTGGTTGGCGCGCAAATACCTTGCGCCATGGCTGGTCCGCGCAGGTGTCAGTCCCAAGCTGGCAGATATCGCCTCCAGGCTTGCCCCCATGCTGGCGGTGGTGGTGTCCACGGCGCTGGTGGCGGCATTGCGCTGGGATCAAACCGCTGGTGTCAGCATTGTTGGCGCCGTGCCGCAAGGCCTTCCCACGCTGGCGCTGCCCAAGTTGTCGTTGCCTGCCATCGAGCAACTGTGGCTGCCGGCGTTGCTCATCTCTCTGGTGGGCTTTGTCGAGAGTGTTTCGGTGGCGCAGTCTCTGGCCCTTCAACGCCAGCAGCGCATCAACCCCAACCGCGAGCTTCTGGGCTTGGGCGCGGCCAATGTCGCCAGCGCGTTGTCTGGTGGGTTTCCTGTCACCGGGGGGTTTGCGCGGTCGGTGGTCAACTTTGCGGCGGGTGCCAATACTCCCCTGGCTGGCGTGATTTCTGCTGTGCTGATGGGCGTGGTGATTGCCTCGTTGACCGGCCTGTTTCACTATTTGCCCCAAGCCGTGCTCGCGGCCACCATCATCGTGGCGGTGGTATCGCTGATTGACATACAGACCCTGCGTGAGGCCTGGCGCTACGACAAGGCCGACGCCATGTCGCTGCTGGCCACCGCAGGGGGCGTGATCGCGTTGGGGGTGGAAGTCGGCATCTTGATGGGGGTAGCGTTGTCGCTGGGCACTTTGGTCTGGCGCAGCAGCCATCCGCACATTGCGGTGGTCGGGCGCGTGCCGGGCACCGAACACTTTCGCAACGTGGCCCGCCATGCAGTCACCACCGAGCCCGGCCTGATCGCCGTTCGGGTGGATGAAAGCCTGTATTTCGCCAACTCGGATGCTTTGCTGGACCGTGTGGAGCAATTGGTGGCGGCCCAACCGGATACGCGCCATGTGCTTCTTGTGTGCTCAGCCATCAACCAGATCGACACGACCGCATTGGGCGTATTGACCGATCTGGAGCGCAGTCTGGCTCAGCGAGGGACTGCGTTGCTTCTCGCTGAAGTCAAGGGTCCTGTACTGGACCGGTTGCAGGGCACGGCATTGGGCCAGCGGCTGGAGGGGCGAATCTTCTTGAGCACCCATGCTGCCTTTGAACATGCTCGACAGGCTGCCAGCACCGTTTAGAGGCTTTGGATGCAGGTTTGTAATTTTACATAATATACATCGTATCTAGTCACACGAGGGCTAAACCTGGCCCGCCACGACCCGTTTCGGGACAATAAAATTCTGGCATCTGGTCATCCAATCCCGCTGAATTTGCCAACCACGGTAGCGCAACCGCCTGCGCCCGCACCACCGATCCGTATGAAACTCCTTAAACCGACGACCTCATCTTCGATCCACTTCGGGCACAAAGACAAGGTTTGCATCATCACCGGCGGTGCCCAAGGCATTGGCGAGGCCTGTGTCCGCCGCTTTGCGGCTGAAGGTGCCAAACTGGTGATCGTCGATGTGGACGATGTACGCGGCCAGGCCCTGGCGCAGGAACTGGGCGCGCTGTATGTGCGCTGCGATGTGGGCGATAAATCGCAGGTGGATGCACTGGTGGCCCAGACCCTGGCGGCCTACGGGCGCATCGATGTGCTGGTGAACAACGCGGGCATCTTCCGCGCTGCAGACTTTCTGGACGTGACCGAGGCAGACTTTGACGCCGTACTGCGGGTCAACCTCAAAGGCTCGTTCCTGGTCGGCCAGGCGGTGGCGCGGGCCATGGCGGCGCACCATGGCGGTCGTGGTGGCGGCGCCATCGTCAACATGAGTTCGGTTAACGGCGTGCTGACCATTCCCAGCATCGCGAGCTACAACGTGAGCAAAGGCGGCGTGAACCAGCTCACGCGGGTGATGGCGCTGGCGCTGGCCGACAAGAACATCCGTGTCAACGCTGTGGCCCCCGGCACCATCGCCACCGAGCTGGCCGCCAAGGCCGTGCTGACCAGCGACGAGGCCAAGCACAAGATCATGAGCCGCACCCCCATGAAGCGGCTGGGCGAGCCGTCGGAGATTGCCGATGTGGTGGCCTGGCTGGCCAGCGACGCTGCCAGCTATGTGACCGGCGAAATCGTGACCGTGGATGGCGGGCGCATGACGTTGAACTACACCGTCCCCGTCTGATTCAGTCTGCAGAATACTACTGAATTGATAGCTGCTAGCGCTTTCTGCATAAGCGTTAGCGGCCATTTTTACCCTATTTTTATGCCTGCGGCATGCGCCGCAGCAAACCCGCCATGCTGCGCGGCCAGCCGACCGGGCCGAACCAGGCACCGCCCGCAACGGCCCAGGCGTTGACAGCGCCGTAGAGCACCAGGGCCACGCCCTGCGCCGCAAACACGGCCGCCAAGCCACTGCCCCAGCGCAGCGCCAGCCAGCCACCGGTCACCGCAATGGCAAGCCGCACGATGTTGCCGATCACCGGCCAGAGCAGGCGCCCTGCCCCTTGCGAGGCAAAGTACAGCACCAGGCCCAAGCCGAAAAAGCCATACACGGGGCCGACGGTGCGCAGATACAGCGCGCCCGCCTCCAGCATGGCGGGGTCGCTGTTGAACAGCGACAGCCACGCGTTGGGAAAGGCCGCCGCCCACAAGCCAATCGCCTCGGCCATCACAAACGCCATGGCCGCGCCGATCCAGGTGGCGCGCAAGGCGCGTTCGCGCTGGCCCGCGCCGATGCAGGTGCCCACCATGGCCACCAGCGGCGCGCCCAGGCCAAAGACCAGCGGCACCAGCAGATATTCGAGCCGCGACGCCGTGCCATAGCCCGCGATGGCTGCCGTGCCAAAGCCGCCCACCAGCGCGGTGGTGACGCCAATCGCCAGGTTGGTGGCCACGGTAGAGACGGTGCCCACCAGCCCCACCCGCAAAATGTCCTTGAACAACACCCACCGAAAACGGATGTGCGTCAACGACGGCCGCAGCAGGCTGCGCGGCGACCACAAATACGCCGCCAGCACCGCGCTGCCGACCAGGTAATACGCCATCAACGCAATGGCCCCGCCGGCAATGCCCAGGCCGGGCATGGGGCCCCAGCCAAAGATGAGCAGTGGCGACAACGGTACCAGCACGAAGGCGCCCAGCACCGTCACATACGCCGGCACCGCCATGTTGCCCGTGCCCCGGATCACGGCCGACAGCGTGTTGAACAGCCACACCAAAAACGCGCTCGCAAACACCCAGTTGGAATAGACCAGCGCCGCGTCCAGCGCGCCGCCAGTGCCGCCCATGCGGGTGTAAAGCCAGCGCCCTCCTCCCACCACGCCCACGGTAAAGACCAGCGAAAACACCGCCGCAATCACCAACGCGTGTAGCACCAGCGCATCGGCATGCGTCCCGCCGTCGGGCCCCCAAAGCACGGGCGATGGCCGATGCGATGCCGCCGCCCATGGCGCCCGCAGAGGTCATCTGCATCAGCATGACCACCGGGAACACCAGCGCCATGCCCGCCAGCGCATCGGTGCCCAGCTGGCCAACAAAATAGGTCTCGATAAGCCCGACGCCCGCCTGCGCCAGCATCACCAGCACATTGGGCGCGGCCAGCCGCAGCAGCGTGGGCGCGATGGGCGCCTCCAGCAGCATGCGGGTGCGTGGGTTCAGTGCATCGGTCATGCAGTCACCGCCGCTGCGCCAGGCCGACGCGGCACCACGATGCGCACGGTGGACAGCTGCAGCACATCGCCGTGCTGGTTGCGGGTCTCGCTGCGCACGGTGACCATGCCACGGTCCGGCTTGGATTTGGAGGGCTGGATCTGCACCACCTCGCTCACCACATGCAGCACATCGGTGGCGCGCGTGGGCCGGGGCCAGCTCAGCTCGCCCCCGGCTCCGATGATGCCGCCCGCAATCGGCAGGCCGCTGGTCACCTGCAGGCGCATGGTCACGGCCGCCGTGTGCCAGCCGCTGGCGGCCAGGCCGCCAAACAGGGTGGCGCGGGCTGCGGTGTCGTCCAGGTGGAAGGGCTGTGGGTCGAACTGTGCAGCAAAGGAGATGATCTGCGCCTCGTCCATGGCGTACTCGCCACTTTTGAATCGGTCGCCCACCGTCAGGTCGTCCAGATAAATCAGCGGGTTGCCTGTCGTTGAGGTGCAGCTGGCGTGGGTATCCGTCATGTCATTGGCTTTCATTCAAGGGGATGGATGCCTTGTGGGCTCAGGCGGCGGTGGCTGCCGGGCGCACCGGGCGTGCTTCGCGGATGGGCAAATGGACCAAAGCGGCCCCCACGGCCAGCACGACGTCGATGTACCAGACCCAGTCATAGCTGCCCGTGGCCTGGAACACGGTTCCGCCCAGATAGGCACCAAAAAAGCCGCCAATCTGGTGCGCCAGCATCACGATGCCGAACAACATGGCCATGTTGGCCGTGCCAAACATTTTGGCAACCAGGCCGACCGTGGGCGGCACGGTAGACAGGAACGTCACGCCCATGACCGCCGCAAAGACCAGCACCACGGCGGGTGTCTTGGGCGCAAACAAGAAAACGAGCACCGCCAGGCCGCGCGTGGCGTACAGCAGCGACAACAGCGACTTCATGCGCCAGCGGCCCACAGCCCAGCCCATGGCAAGGCTGCCGACGATGTTGAACAAACCAATCATGGCCAGTGACCACCCACCAATCTCGGGCGGCAGACCACACGCGGCGATGACACCCGGAAGGTGCGTGGCCAAAAACGCCACGTGAAAGCCGAACACCAAAAAACCCGCTGCCAGATAACGGTAGCTGGGCATGGCCAGCGCCTGGGCAATGGCTTCGCGCGCCGTCAGCGCCTTCTGGCCCGATGCGGCGGCAGCCTGCGCGGCCATGGCATTGGAGTTGCCCTTGAGCACCCACACCGCAGGCAGCGCCAGCAGCACCAGCACCCCCAGCCACTGCATCGCACTAGCCCAGCCCACTGCGGCTGTCAGGCCAATGGCGATGGGCGCCATCGCAAACTGCCCGAACGACCCGCCTGCGTTGACGATGCCGCTGGCCAAACCGCGCTTGCTCGCAGGCACCAGCCGCGCCGTGGCCGCCATCACCACCGACGGTCCGGCCATGCCCGCACCGCCAGCAGCCAGCACACCGATGGCAAAAATCAGGCCCGCCGTTGTGGTCATGTAAGGCGTTATGAACGTGCCCAAAGCCACCAGCGCAACGCCCAGCAGGATTACACGCCCCGTGCCAATGCGGTCGGCCACGGCGCCCGCAAAGGGCTGCGTCAGGCCCCACCAAAGCTGACCAAACGCAAAAGCCAGGCTGATGCTGCCAATGCCCAGCCCGGTGGAGGTGTTGAGCGACGACAGGAACAGACCCATCGTCTGGCGCGTGCCCATCGTCAGTGCAAACGCGCCTGCGGCGGCCAGCAGCACCAGCCACAAGGTCCACGGTGCGCTGGATTTGGCTGCCGCTTGAGGGGTGTTGTCAGTCGTCATGGCCAGCGTCCTGCGCGGGCAATGCCGCCAGCAAGGCGAGCGAATCATCCACCAAGGCGTGCAAGGCCATCACGCGCTCCACGCCCAGCGTTTCGTTCAGCGCAAGCTGGGCCGCCTTCCAGTGGCGCTGCGCCTCGGCACGCTTGTCGCGACCCGCGTCGGTGATGTGCACCAGGCGGCTGCGGGCATCAGCGCCCGCATCCAGCGTCACCCAGCCCGCATCGACCAAGGGGCGCAGGTTGCGGGTCAGCGTGGAGGCATCCATTTTCATGGCCACCGCCAAGTCGCCGGGGCGGATCGGCCCCAGCTTGAGCACATGCGACAGCAGCGAATACTGCGTGGTCTTGAGCCCGCACTGCACCATTTCGGCGTCGTAGTGGGTCGCCACACGGCGCATCAGCTGGCGCAGCTTGAAGTTGGTACAGCCCTGCGGCAGCGCCTGGGTGGCGGTCGGTACGCCAGAGTCCATGGTGGAGATGTTGGCTTGCATGGATTTGATTGTATCTGCAACAATTGCATGTGCAACATATCCATTTCAACCACAACTGTGACCAGGACACCCCATGACCCAACACAACCACCTCGAACACTGGCTGGCGCAGGAGCGCGACATCCTCGCCACCCTGGACGCAGGCCCCGGCCCGGGCGTGGCCAGCCGCGAGCAGATCGCCCACCTGAACGGCCTGCAGCAAATGCAGGCCATGCTGCGTGGCGAGCTGCCCTATGCCGCTATTGCCAAGACGCTGGATTTTTTGATCGTCGAAGTGGGCGAAGGCACCGCCATCTTCCAGGGCACGCCCCGCGCCGAGCACCTCAACCCCATGGGCACCGTGCACGGCGGCTGGTTTGCCACCCTGCTCGACTCGGCCCTGGGCTGCGCCGTGCACACGCGCATGGAGCCGGGGCGTGGCTACACCACGGCCGAGCTGGGCATCAACCTGGTCAAGGCCATTACGCCCAAGGTGCAGCGCGTGCGCGCCGAAGGCCGCGTGATCCACAGCGGGCGCCAACTGGCCACGGCCGAGGCGCGCCTGGTGGGGCCGGATGGCACGCTGTATGCCCACGCCACCACCACCTGCCTGGTTTTTGACTTGCCGGCACAATCGAAAGGATGAAATTCCTCCACACGATGCTGCGCGTTGGCAACCTTCAACGCTCGATTGATTTCTACACCCAGGTGCTGGGCATGCAACTGCTGCGCCAGTCCGAGAACCCCGAGTACAAATACTCGTTGGCGTTTCTGGGATTCGAGGGCGGCAACCCCAGCCAGGCCGAGATCGAGCTGACCTACAACTGGGGCACCGAGAGCTACGACCACGGCAATGCCTATGGCCATATTGCGCTGGGCGTGCCTGATGCCTACGCCGCGTGTGAAAAGATCCGGGCCGCCGGCGGTAACGTGACGCGCGAAGCAGGCCCGGTCAAGGGCGGCACCACGGTGATCGCGTTCGTGACCGACCCGGATGGCTACAAGATCGAGCTGATCCAGCGCGCCGATGGCGCTGCCGGTGCGGGGCTGCGGTAACTGGTTACTATTAATTAGATAGCTGCTCGCGCTTTATGGATAAGCGCTAACAGCGTATTTGACCAATAAAAAACCCGGCAATGCCGGGTTTTTTGGTAAAGGCAGGTTCGCGATCACTGGGCGCTCAAGGCCACTTCCACGCGGCGGGCTTCGGCGTTGCTGCCGCTCGCCGTGGTTTCTTCGGGCTTCTTGAGCTCGATCTTGTCTTCGGCCACGCCCAGCGCTGTCAGGGCATCGCGCACGGCAAAGGCGCGCTGCTTGGCCAATTCGGCGTTCAGGGCCGCATCGCCGGTGGCGTCATGAAAGCCTGAGACGACTGCCTTTTTGCCTTCGGCCACACCCTTGACAACGTCGGCCAGGGCTTCGTTGGCGCCTGCAGCCAGGTCGGCCTTGGCGCTGGCAAAGTAGAACTTCACCACGCCGTTTTCCACGCGCACGCTGGCGCCATCGGTGACCACTGCGCCAGCGACGGGTGCTGCTGGCGCGTTGCTTGCTTCAGTGGTTGCGGCCAGCTTGGGCGCTGCGGGGCCGCGCACCTGCTTGACCACCGCGGTGCCCACCACCACAGAGATCACCAACGCAATCAGTGCAAACAGAAAACCGAGGGCAAAACGTTGCTGGCTGTCGTTGTCCGAGCTCTTGAAAGACATGGTGCAGAACTCCGTAAATAATGGTTTGCTGGATAAGGCCGCGATTCTAAAGTGTTGCCATGACGATGCACCCCGTACCCCACCGTGACCCGGCACCCATGCTTGAGCGCGCCCTGCAGGAATGGGGCGACCGCAGCGATCTGTGGGTGTTCGGCTATGCCTCGCTGATCTGGCGGCCCGATTTTGACTATGCCGAGCGCCGCCCCGCCACGGTCCACGGCTGGCACCGGGCGCTGAAAATGTGGAGCCGCATTAACCGCGGCACGCCCGAGTGCCCTGGCCTGGTGTTTGGCATGCTGTCGGGCGGCAGCTGCCGTGGCATGGTGTTCCGCGTGGACAAGGCACATGCCCGACAGGTGATGATCAACCTGTGGCAGCGCGAGATGGTCACCGCCGTGTACGACCCGCGCTGGCTGGTGTGCCACACGCCCCATGGCCCGGTGCAGGCGCTGGCCTTCACCCTGTCGCGCAAAAGCCCCAACCACACGGGCGAGCTGCCCGACCACGAGGTCTGCCGCATTTTTGAGCAGGCCAGCGGGCGGTATGGCACGACGCGGGACTACGCCCAGGCCACGTACGACGAGTTGCGCAAGCACGGCATTCACGACAGGGCTTTGGCCCGGTTGATCGCATTGGCAAAAAAAGACGCGTAATTCGCGACCGTCCCCGATACGATGGCGGTCACTGCAGGCAGGCATCGTCAACGATGTCCACGCCGTGCGGTGTTCTTCGGCATCTGTTCAAAGGAGTGTGGGTCATGAATCCTCGTTTCACCCTGTCGATTCTGTCGTCGCTGGTGGCTGCTGTCGCCCTGGCAGGCTGCGCATCGCACCCCGCGGGCAACCGCGCCGCAGCCAAACTGGAGCCCACCCGCGGCAGCACGACCACCGGTACCGTGACCTTTGTCCAGACCGGCGGTGGCGTGCAAGTGTCCGGGGAAATCCGCGGCCTCAAGCCCGGTGCCGAGCATGGCTTTCATATCCACGAAAAAGGCGATTGCTCCAGCGGCGACGGCATGAGCACGGGCGGCCACTTCAACCCCGGCGGCAAAGCCCACGGCCACCACGGCATGGGCGACCACCACACCGGCGACCTGCCCAGCCTCAAGGCCGACGCCAACGGCGTGGCCACGTTGAACTTTGAATCCAGCACCATCCGCGTGGGCAGCACCGACAACAACATCGTTGGCCGTGGCCTCATCGTGCACCGCGACCCCGACGACTACAAAACCCAGCCCACCGGCAATGCAGGCCCACGCCTGGCCTGCGCGGTGATTGCGGCCCAGTAAGCCAAACACCCATCTAACCAAAGCCGCTGCACCGTGCAGCGGCTTTTTTCATGGGCAGGATGAAAGAAGGCGTGCAGCCAACAACGCCTCAGCCCGCTCCAACGCCTGTACGGTGTCAATGTCCGTCACCACACCCTCGTCCTGCACCGGCACAGCCAGTCCCCGCCCCTGCCCCGCCCACTGGCGCACCACGGGCGCGGCCCCCTTTTCACCCTGCAGCGCCAATAAGTCAGGCAAGCAATCCCGCCCAAACGCCACCGGGTGCCCCCGCTCGCCCGCAAACTCCGGCCACGCCACCACGGCCCGCTGATCCAGCAGCACCTGCGCCATGGCCTGCAGCGTGGCGGGCTGCACCAGCGGCAAATCGCCCGGCAACACCATCCAGCCCGCCGCATCCGCTGATCGGGCCGTGTGGCGCACAGCGGCGGCAATCGAATCACCCATACCCGGGTGCTCAGCATCCTCCACATGCCACGGCAAGCCGCTGGCGCGCACGGCATCCAGCGTGTGCTGCAGCACAGGTTTGCCCGCCAGCAAGGCTTGCAGCTTGTGCACCGTACCGCCGGATGCTTTAAAGCGTTCGCCCCGGCCAGAGGCGAGGATGAGGACGGTGGGTGGTGTCAGTGGCATGGGTGTGGGAAAGGCTTGGTGCTGAAGCCAGCCGCATCATGGCATCCCTACGCAGCAACGGCTGGGCCGTGACCGGTAAACTGCGCCGAGATCAGCCGGACATCTTTGCGCCTGGAGAGCTGCTGCACCACTTGCAGGACGCGATTTTGGAGGCGGTGAAAGAGGCGATGACGCGGGTGATGTTGGGGAAAGAGGTGCAATCTGCGCGGTTGAGATGAAGTGATTACAGAGCAGCAAACGCGCCACCTCGTCTTTGGTTAACGCGCTGGCAATGCGGCGTTTTTGGGGGGGCGGTTGATGCCGTTCAGCCAGGGCAACTCAATAGCAAGCACTTTCCGGTAAAGAGCATGGCTCCTCCACGGCCCGACCAACGAATGAAGAAGCGGACCAGTAGACATATACCTGCTCGGTGCTGAGGCTATAGTGCAGCGCAGCTGGTCCAGAACTCGGGTGGACTGCAGCACAGGGGTGCTGAGTTTCACAGGTTTTTATAACTGGACATATATCCAGCATATTGAATAGCAAGCCACTTTCAGGAGGGACACATGACCAACTTATTTTGCTCTGGACATTGCGTTAGCGGGATCGGAGATTACTGAACTTCCATTGCTAAAGAAAGGAGCACTATCTTGACCAAAGACCAAAGACCAAAGACCAAAGACCAAAGATTAATGTACTGATTGCATCAGTACTTCTGAATATCCTGTTGGCGGGACTTCAATTCACCCACTACCCCACATCTTTCTATAACAAGTACGTTCTGAAGTCGGACCCAGAGATCAAGTACTCACTTGAACGCTTCACCTTTCACTATTTGCCAGAGACCAATAAACCTAGAATTGCGTTTCTTGGCGATTCTATTGTGGAAGCAGCCAATCTCCCGGAATTGCTAGGGCGGAATGATATTGTCAACCGCGGGATTTCTGGTGATAATTCTATTTGGAT from Acidovorax sp. T1 includes the following:
- a CDS encoding MarR family winged helix-turn-helix transcriptional regulator, with the protein product MQANISTMDSGVPTATQALPQGCTNFKLRQLMRRVATHYDAEMVQCGLKTTQYSLLSHVLKLGPIRPGDLAVAMKMDASTLTRNLRPLVDAGWVTLDAGADARSRLVHITDAGRDKRAEAQRHWKAAQLALNETLGVERVMALHALVDDSLALLAALPAQDAGHDD
- a CDS encoding MaoC family dehydratase, producing MTDTHASCTSTTGNPLIYLDDLTVGDRFKSGEYAMDEAQIISFAAQFDPQPFHLDDTAARATLFGGLAASGWHTAAVTMRLQVTSGLPIAGGIIGAGGELSWPRPTRATDVLHVVSEVVQIQPSKSKPDRGMVTVRSETRNQHGDVLQLSTVRIVVPRRPGAAAVTA
- a CDS encoding PaaI family thioesterase, whose translation is MTQHNHLEHWLAQERDILATLDAGPGPGVASREQIAHLNGLQQMQAMLRGELPYAAIAKTLDFLIVEVGEGTAIFQGTPRAEHLNPMGTVHGGWFATLLDSALGCAVHTRMEPGRGYTTAELGINLVKAITPKVQRVRAEGRVIHSGRQLATAEARLVGPDGTLYAHATTTCLVFDLPAQSKG
- a CDS encoding gamma-glutamylcyclotransferase; the protein is MTMHPVPHRDPAPMLERALQEWGDRSDLWVFGYASLIWRPDFDYAERRPATVHGWHRALKMWSRINRGTPECPGLVFGMLSGGSCRGMVFRVDKAHARQVMINLWQREMVTAVYDPRWLVCHTPHGPVQALAFTLSRKSPNHTGELPDHEVCRIFEQASGRYGTTRDYAQATYDELRKHGIHDRALARLIALAKKDA
- a CDS encoding YeeE/YedE family protein encodes the protein MKNRISEFVVGLIFGLGLIVSGMTDPGKVLGFLDLAGLWDPSLAFVMGGAIAVGVFAFALAKKRATSFLGGAMHLPTSRDIDRRLVVGSLIFGAGWGIAGFCPGPAIVSAGAGQPKAIVFVLAMLVGMWLFELAEGRTRRAPRTKAGAH
- a CDS encoding YeeE/YedE family protein, with amino-acid sequence MLIDWNHFTPWTALAGGVVLGLAAAIFVLFNGRILGISGIVGGLLRPRRGDIAWRVTFLLGMLAAPWLYGLLAGPTQPRMDAGWGMVVLAGLLVGVGTRYGSGCTSGHGVCGLSRMSPRSLVATLAFMGAGFVTVFLIRHALA
- a CDS encoding SulP family inorganic anion transporter — protein: MNIVPGWIRSYQKPWLSGDAIAGVIVTVMLIPQSLAYALLAGLPPQVGLYASILPILAYALLGSSMTLAVGPVAVASLMTASALQPLAVAGSADYVALAMLLSLLSGGMLLLFGALRLGFMAHFLSHPVISGFISGSAILIAVGQVKHLLGVKAGGTNVLDTLIQLAQAVPHTHGVTLGIGAGSVLFLWLARKYLAPWLVRAGVSPKLADIASRLAPMLAVVVSTALVAALRWDQTAGVSIVGAVPQGLPTLALPKLSLPAIEQLWLPALLISLVGFVESVSVAQSLALQRQQRINPNRELLGLGAANVASALSGGFPVTGGFARSVVNFAAGANTPLAGVISAVLMGVVIASLTGLFHYLPQAVLAATIIVAVVSLIDIQTLREAWRYDKADAMSLLATAGGVIALGVEVGILMGVALSLGTLVWRSSHPHIAVVGRVPGTEHFRNVARHAVTTEPGLIAVRVDESLYFANSDALLDRVEQLVAAQPDTRHVLLVCSAINQIDTTALGVLTDLERSLAQRGTALLLAEVKGPVLDRLQGTALGQRLEGRIFLSTHAAFEHARQAASTV
- a CDS encoding OmpA family protein gives rise to the protein MSFKSSDNDSQQRFALGFLFALIALVISVVVGTAVVKQVRGPAAPKLAATTEASNAPAAPVAGAVVTDGASVRVENGVVKFYFASAKADLAAGANEALADVVKGVAEGKKAVVSGFHDATGDAALNAELAKQRAFAVRDALTALGVAEDKIELKKPEETTASGSNAEARRVEVALSAQ
- a CDS encoding MFS transporter, producing MTTDNTPQAAAKSSAPWTLWLVLLAAAGAFALTMGTRQTMGLFLSSLNTSTGLGIGSISLAFAFGQLWWGLTQPFAGAVADRIGTGRVILLGVALVALGTFITPYMTTTAGLIFAIGVLAAGGAGMAGPSVVMAATARLVPASKRGLASGIVNAGGSFGQFAMAPIAIGLTAAVGWASAMQWLGVLVLLALPAVWVLKGNSNAMAAQAAAASGQKALTAREAIAQALAMPSYRYLAAGFLVFGFHVAFLATHLPGVIAACGLPPEIGGWSLAMIGLFNIVGSLAMGWAVGRWRMKSLLSLLYATRGLAVLVFLFAPKTPAVVLVFAAVMGVTFLSTVPPTVGLVAKMFGTANMAMLFGIVMLAHQIGGFFGAYLGGTVFQATGSYDWVWYIDVVLAVGAALVHLPIREARPVRPAATAA
- a CDS encoding nucleotidyltransferase family protein, whose translation is MPLTPPTVLILASGRGERFKASGGTVHKLQALLAGKPVLQHTLDAVRASGLPWHVEDAEHPGMGDSIAAAVRHTARSADAAGWMVLPGDLPLVQPATLQAMAQVLLDQRAVVAWPEFAGERGHPVAFGRDCLPDLLALQGEKGAAPVVRQWAGQGRGLAVPVQDEGVVTDIDTVQALERAEALLAARLLSSCP
- a CDS encoding SDR family NAD(P)-dependent oxidoreductase; this encodes MKLLKPTTSSSIHFGHKDKVCIITGGAQGIGEACVRRFAAEGAKLVIVDVDDVRGQALAQELGALYVRCDVGDKSQVDALVAQTLAAYGRIDVLVNNAGIFRAADFLDVTEADFDAVLRVNLKGSFLVGQAVARAMAAHHGGRGGGAIVNMSSVNGVLTIPSIASYNVSKGGVNQLTRVMALALADKNIRVNAVAPGTIATELAAKAVLTSDEAKHKIMSRTPMKRLGEPSEIADVVAWLASDAASYVTGEIVTVDGGRMTLNYTVPV
- the gloA gene encoding lactoylglutathione lyase, with protein sequence MKFLHTMLRVGNLQRSIDFYTQVLGMQLLRQSENPEYKYSLAFLGFEGGNPSQAEIELTYNWGTESYDHGNAYGHIALGVPDAYAACEKIRAAGGNVTREAGPVKGGTTVIAFVTDPDGYKIELIQRADGAAGAGLR
- a CDS encoding superoxide dismutase family protein, with protein sequence MNPRFTLSILSSLVAAVALAGCASHPAGNRAAAKLEPTRGSTTTGTVTFVQTGGGVQVSGEIRGLKPGAEHGFHIHEKGDCSSGDGMSTGGHFNPGGKAHGHHGMGDHHTGDLPSLKADANGVATLNFESSTIRVGSTDNNIVGRGLIVHRDPDDYKTQPTGNAGPRLACAVIAAQ